Proteins co-encoded in one Methylomonas albis genomic window:
- the tnpC gene encoding IS66 family transposase produces the protein MTTTITLTSDEYAALLAERQSWLADQQLVHMLTQQLRVVTVERDLLKQRVDAFLRQLFAAKSEARANPAQRDLFINEAEALAPTGQPVAEESIPDTEVQIAPHSRKKRGRKPLDPYLPREIVRHELPESERVCAHDGSPLVEIGAEISEQLDIIPQQVRVIQHQRIKYACPCCDDSIRVTPAPVRIIPKGLLTEAALAWVITGKYQDGLPLYRQAALLSRFGGDLSRSTLAASVVRVGHALQPLINLLRDRLLEADVIHGDETVVQVLKEPGRAAQTKSYLWVQMTDSGPPIRLFSYTPGRGRSQAQPLYEGIKPGSVLMSDGYEVYNGLAAGHGLIHLGCWAHARRYFVEAEAAQPKPARVSEPLATRFITAIGQLYAIESRTKDASPEQRLQFRQTHSREILANIETLLLQHLHGVMPNSLLGKALHYLSAQWPKLIRFVENGRWPIDNNACENAIRPFVIGRRNWLFSDTVGGAQASASLYSLIETCKANSIEPYGYLIAVFRQLPLAKTAEDFEALLPWQLTPSVIR, from the coding sequence ATGACGACGACTATCACGCTGACATCTGACGAATATGCGGCCTTATTGGCCGAGCGGCAGTCGTGGTTAGCTGACCAGCAGTTGGTGCATATGCTCACCCAACAACTACGTGTAGTCACCGTCGAGCGTGATCTGCTCAAGCAGCGGGTCGATGCCTTTTTACGGCAGCTGTTTGCTGCCAAATCTGAAGCCCGAGCTAATCCTGCTCAGCGCGACTTGTTCATCAACGAAGCCGAAGCGTTGGCGCCCACCGGACAGCCGGTGGCTGAAGAAAGCATTCCCGATACTGAAGTCCAGATCGCCCCCCATAGCCGCAAGAAACGCGGTCGCAAGCCGCTGGATCCTTATCTGCCTCGCGAGATTGTCCGTCATGAATTGCCAGAGTCGGAACGGGTATGCGCGCATGATGGCAGCCCATTGGTGGAAATCGGTGCCGAAATCAGTGAACAGCTGGACATCATTCCACAACAAGTGCGGGTGATACAGCATCAACGCATCAAATATGCCTGCCCCTGCTGTGATGACAGTATCCGGGTCACCCCGGCACCAGTGCGGATTATTCCGAAAGGCTTGCTCACCGAGGCGGCACTGGCCTGGGTCATTACCGGTAAATATCAGGACGGCCTGCCGTTATACCGGCAAGCCGCGCTGTTGAGCCGTTTTGGCGGTGATTTATCCCGCAGTACGCTGGCTGCGAGTGTGGTGCGCGTAGGACATGCGTTGCAACCTTTGATTAATCTGTTGCGGGATCGACTACTGGAAGCGGATGTCATTCACGGTGATGAGACCGTGGTGCAAGTGCTCAAAGAACCGGGGCGCGCAGCACAGACCAAGAGCTATTTGTGGGTGCAGATGACCGATTCTGGGCCTCCGATCCGCTTGTTCAGCTATACCCCGGGGCGTGGTCGTAGCCAGGCGCAACCCTTATACGAAGGCATCAAACCCGGCAGCGTTCTGATGAGCGATGGTTATGAGGTCTATAACGGTTTGGCTGCCGGTCACGGCCTGATTCACTTAGGGTGTTGGGCGCATGCCCGACGCTATTTCGTCGAAGCCGAAGCCGCGCAGCCCAAACCAGCCCGAGTGTCTGAGCCACTAGCGACACGCTTTATCACCGCGATTGGCCAGTTGTACGCCATTGAATCACGGACCAAAGACGCCAGTCCCGAACAACGTCTGCAATTCAGGCAAACGCACAGTCGCGAGATCCTGGCCAATATCGAAACACTGCTGCTACAACACCTGCATGGCGTGATGCCTAACAGTTTACTGGGCAAAGCACTGCATTACCTGTCAGCCCAATGGCCAAAACTGATCCGTTTTGTCGAGAACGGCCGCTGGCCGATTGATAATAACGCCTGCGAAAATGCGATTCGCCCCTTTGTGATTGGCCGTCGCAACTGGTTGTTCAGCGACACGGTGGGTGGCGCACAAGCCAGCGCCAGTCTTTATTCGCTCATCGAAACCTGCAAAGCCAATAGCATTGAGCCTTATGGTTATTTGATTGCCGTGTTCCGGCAACTGCCTTTGGCAAAAACGGCAGAAGATTTTGAAGCCCTGTTACCTTGGCAACTCACACCCTCTGTCATACGTTAA
- the tnpB gene encoding IS66 family insertion sequence element accessory protein TnpB (TnpB, as the term is used for proteins encoded by IS66 family insertion elements, is considered an accessory protein, since TnpC, encoded by a neighboring gene, is a DDE family transposase.) has protein sequence MFRFDPGLKVYLYREPVDGRKAINGLALLVEQGLSLNPFESAVFVFSNRRRDRIKLLAWDRNGFWLMIKRLEADRFRWPKQEALMVLSVEQLHWLLEGIDLAAMRPHSARSYSQIS, from the coding sequence ATGTTCCGCTTCGACCCGGGGTTAAAGGTTTATCTGTACCGTGAGCCGGTGGACGGCCGTAAAGCAATCAATGGTCTGGCGCTGCTGGTCGAACAGGGACTCAGCCTCAACCCGTTTGAGTCGGCGGTGTTTGTGTTTAGCAATCGCCGCCGTGATCGGATCAAGTTACTGGCCTGGGATCGCAACGGCTTCTGGTTAATGATTAAACGCCTGGAGGCTGACCGGTTCCGTTGGCCGAAGCAGGAGGCGCTGATGGTGCTGAGCGTGGAACAACTCCATTGGCTATTAGAGGGCATTGATCTGGCCGCCATGCGCCCACATTCCGCCCGAAGCTACAGCCAAATTAGCTGA
- a CDS encoding transposase gives MLETKSALSRRLVIGHRCDGRCRYDPIAKQELVQSCLQPGVSIARKALEHGINANLLRKWINHYQAAARDTQADELVPPLPAFVPVLTPVIKSQTCEAMLSITLVNGVQMTLQAIDLAELSPLLNTLAHLPCSASTRG, from the coding sequence ATGCTAGAGACAAAGAGTGCGTTATCCAGGCGGTTAGTCATCGGTCACCGCTGTGATGGCCGATGCCGCTATGATCCGATCGCTAAACAAGAGCTGGTTCAGAGTTGCTTGCAGCCGGGTGTGTCGATTGCACGCAAAGCGCTGGAGCATGGCATCAATGCTAACCTACTACGAAAGTGGATCAATCACTATCAGGCCGCTGCGCGTGACACCCAAGCCGATGAGTTAGTGCCGCCACTACCGGCTTTTGTGCCGGTGCTGACACCGGTTATTAAGTCTCAGACGTGCGAAGCGATGCTGTCCATTACCCTAGTGAACGGTGTGCAGATGACGCTCCAGGCCATTGACCTGGCTGAGCTATCACCGCTATTAAACACCTTGGCCCACTTGCCATGTTCCGCTTCGACCCGGGGTTAA
- a CDS encoding IS3 family transposase, whose amino-acid sequence MFEATGQCYGRRRLRKALAEQGIEIGRHRVRSLMKELRRKPTWKPKFVHTTDTNQNLPVYENVLDRQFEQVEANRAWVSDITYIRTLSGWLLVPLGISGGGAGLVFAQNRRLGHGAQHTGGAGLLTFPHSMDFYYRH is encoded by the coding sequence GTGTTCGAAGCGACTGGTCAATGCTATGGCCGCCGCCGTCTGCGCAAGGCATTGGCAGAACAAGGAATTGAGATAGGGCGTCATCGCGTGCGTAGCCTGATGAAGGAACTCCGGCGTAAGCCGACCTGGAAACCCAAGTTCGTGCACACCACCGACACCAACCAAAATTTGCCGGTGTACGAAAACGTGCTGGATCGCCAGTTTGAGCAGGTTGAGGCCAACCGAGCCTGGGTTTCGGACATCACCTACATTCGGACCCTGAGCGGTTGGCTGCTTGTGCCCTTGGGTATATCTGGCGGTGGTGCTGGACTTGTATTCGCGCAAAATCGTCGGTTGGGCCATGGCGCCCAACATACCGGCGGAGCTGGTCTGTTGACATTTCCTCATTCGATGGATTTTTACTATCGGCATTAA
- a CDS encoding transposase → MKQERRSFDAAFKLQVVKMVQQQGLTVAQVCLEPKLGETPVRQVAEAGGG, encoded by the coding sequence ATGAAACAAGAAAGGCGAAGTTTTGATGCGGCGTTTAAGCTGCAAGTGGTGAAGATGGTCCAGCAGCAAGGACTGACGGTGGCTCAGGTTTGCCTGGAGCCCAAGTTAGGCGAGACGCCGGTACGTCAGGTGGCTGAAGCAGGTGGAGGCTAA
- a CDS encoding EAL domain-containing protein — protein sequence MDTLKKTVGVLLPAMRISLALVLLSICLLFTAEMLGFMPDKSKFMLESRKQVSEALAIQFSTIAPDQDPRRIERMLNALIKRSPDILSAGIRLQSGQLVFQVNDHLQEWADYDSKKSTSTHLVVPIFRDSEKWGDIEFKFAPIAGESAADFFEHPSFKMAIFFLVVGFFIYLAFMLRTLKMLDPSAVIPGRVNAAFDTLAEGVIIIDEQEQIVLANNAFLQKIASPMAALMGKKASKLKWKSADDATSDTYLPWQTVLKTGKRSIGNHLKLVGPNDVNFKFVINASPILGGNEATQGVLITLDDITEIEERNTKLQTMVSKLEESQAQVKEQNKELHFLATRDSLTGCLNRRAFNELFEKAFADALQNNLELSCIMVDIDHFKLVNDNYGHATGDVIIKLLAEILTTNTRKIDLVGRYGGEEFCVVLPGLSVDEAITVAERIRLRIKSESVARYETGPWVTASLGVASIFDKPEDPSELNKFADEALYVAKESGRNRVVRWQLQNEFAEKVKSDAQPAENNQTATHTEMAEDDSKVSKLQLRVDELEQIASQISTELDYSKHYDQLTGLPNQVLFYDRVNQVIERGHRYSHLAAIFVIDIGMFGMINATLGREVGDKVLKEIADRLNVTFRKSDDISRLTLSRIGGDVFAVLIPELPNKEGVTWMVERLIGALGVPVEIDGNSIYITGHIGISLYPADANSVDVLINNAITAKTFCKKTSSETSFQFFDNQMQELSIKHLHLDKELRRAIQTQEWELFYQPKMDVATKAVVGVEALIRWRHPSKGLLAPFEFIDFAEQRGLIVTIGEWVIRTACHQLKQWEEMGFMNRKIAVNLSAVQLKQDDFVEKVLAIIAEYQIAPRQLELEVTETTLMNNFQSALTALKRLSSRGIAISIDDFGTGYSSLSYLKNLPVDNLKIDRSFIIDICDDENDQKIVKMLINIAHSMSMMVIAEGVETQNQFDILAEYGCDEIQGYLLSKPIPAEEIEKMFSKAGVRSSPTRLKG from the coding sequence ATGGACACCCTAAAAAAGACTGTTGGAGTTTTATTGCCGGCAATGCGCATCAGCCTGGCTTTGGTGTTGCTTAGTATCTGCTTACTATTTACGGCAGAAATGTTGGGATTCATGCCGGATAAGTCCAAGTTTATGCTGGAGTCGCGCAAACAAGTCAGCGAAGCGCTAGCCATTCAATTTTCTACCATCGCCCCCGATCAAGACCCTCGCCGGATTGAGCGAATGCTCAACGCCCTGATCAAGCGAAGTCCGGACATTCTTTCAGCAGGAATCCGCTTGCAGAGCGGTCAGTTAGTTTTTCAAGTAAACGACCACCTACAGGAATGGGCCGATTACGATAGCAAAAAATCCACGTCTACACACTTGGTGGTGCCTATTTTTCGAGATTCGGAAAAATGGGGGGATATTGAATTTAAATTCGCCCCTATCGCCGGGGAGTCCGCTGCGGATTTTTTTGAGCACCCCAGCTTTAAAATGGCGATATTCTTTTTGGTTGTCGGCTTTTTTATTTACCTGGCGTTCATGCTCAGAACCTTGAAAATGCTCGACCCCAGCGCTGTGATACCCGGCCGGGTAAATGCGGCTTTCGATACGTTGGCGGAAGGTGTGATTATTATTGATGAGCAGGAACAGATCGTGTTGGCCAATAATGCATTTTTGCAAAAAATCGCCAGCCCCATGGCCGCTTTGATGGGGAAAAAAGCCTCGAAATTAAAATGGAAAAGTGCCGACGATGCGACAAGCGACACCTACCTACCCTGGCAAACCGTGTTAAAAACCGGCAAACGTTCGATTGGCAACCATTTAAAATTAGTCGGTCCTAACGATGTGAACTTTAAATTTGTCATCAATGCCTCGCCGATTCTTGGCGGCAACGAGGCTACACAAGGCGTGCTGATTACCCTGGACGACATTACCGAAATAGAGGAACGCAATACCAAATTGCAAACCATGGTCAGCAAGTTGGAGGAAAGTCAGGCTCAGGTTAAAGAACAAAACAAGGAATTGCACTTTCTAGCAACCAGAGATTCCCTGACCGGCTGTTTAAATCGGCGGGCATTTAACGAACTGTTTGAAAAAGCATTTGCCGATGCCCTGCAAAACAATTTGGAGCTATCCTGCATTATGGTCGACATCGACCATTTCAAACTGGTTAACGATAATTACGGCCATGCAACCGGTGATGTCATCATCAAATTACTGGCCGAAATCTTAACCACCAACACCCGCAAAATTGATTTGGTTGGCCGTTACGGCGGTGAAGAGTTTTGCGTGGTGTTACCCGGTTTAAGCGTTGACGAAGCCATTACGGTGGCCGAGCGTATCCGCTTGCGCATCAAATCCGAATCGGTCGCCCGTTACGAAACCGGGCCATGGGTCACCGCCAGTTTGGGTGTCGCCAGTATCTTCGATAAACCTGAAGACCCGAGCGAACTCAATAAATTTGCCGATGAAGCGTTATATGTTGCTAAGGAATCAGGCCGGAACCGGGTCGTCCGCTGGCAACTGCAAAACGAATTTGCAGAAAAAGTTAAATCCGATGCGCAGCCCGCCGAAAATAACCAAACTGCAACTCATACAGAGATGGCTGAGGACGACAGCAAAGTCTCCAAATTGCAACTAAGGGTTGATGAACTTGAACAAATAGCCTCGCAAATCTCGACAGAACTTGATTATTCCAAGCACTACGACCAACTTACCGGCTTGCCCAACCAGGTTTTATTTTACGACAGGGTTAATCAGGTCATTGAAAGAGGTCATCGATATAGCCATTTGGCAGCCATATTTGTGATCGATATCGGTATGTTCGGCATGATTAACGCAACCCTAGGCCGTGAGGTCGGCGACAAGGTTTTGAAAGAAATCGCCGACCGCTTGAATGTCACCTTCAGAAAAAGTGACGACATCTCGCGCTTGACGCTTTCCCGAATCGGCGGCGATGTATTTGCCGTGTTAATTCCGGAACTACCGAATAAGGAAGGAGTAACCTGGATGGTCGAGCGACTGATAGGTGCTTTAGGCGTGCCAGTCGAGATTGATGGCAACAGTATTTATATTACTGGTCACATCGGCATCAGCTTGTATCCGGCCGATGCAAATTCGGTTGATGTCCTAATCAACAATGCCATCACGGCCAAAACATTCTGTAAAAAGACATCATCTGAAACTAGCTTTCAGTTTTTTGACAACCAGATGCAGGAATTGTCGATCAAGCATCTGCACTTAGATAAAGAACTGCGTAGGGCTATTCAGACCCAAGAGTGGGAATTGTTTTACCAACCTAAAATGGATGTCGCCACCAAGGCCGTCGTTGGAGTAGAAGCCTTGATTCGGTGGAGACACCCCAGCAAGGGACTACTTGCACCTTTTGAGTTTATCGACTTTGCCGAACAACGAGGCTTAATTGTTACAATCGGCGAATGGGTAATCCGAACGGCCTGCCATCAACTCAAACAGTGGGAGGAGATGGGCTTTATGAATCGCAAAATTGCCGTGAATTTATCCGCTGTGCAATTGAAACAGGATGATTTTGTTGAAAAAGTCCTCGCGATCATCGCGGAATACCAGATCGCACCAAGACAACTGGAATTGGAAGTGACGGAAACTACGTTGATGAATAATTTCCAATCGGCATTGACAGCCTTAAAGCGACTTAGCAGTCGGGGTATTGCAATATCCATCGATGATTTCGGTACCGGCTATTCTTCTTTGAGTTATCTGAAAAACCTACCGGTAGACAACTTAAAGATCGATAGATCGTTTATCATCGATATATGCGACGACGAGAACGACCAAAAAATTGTCAAGATGTTAATCAACATTGCCCATTCCATGAGCATGATGGTGATTGCCGAAGGCGTAGAGACCCAAAACCAATTTGATATTTTGGCTGAATACGGCTGCGACGAAATTCAAGGTTATTTGCTCAGCAAACCCATTCCTGCTGAAGAGATCGAAAAAATGTTTAGCAAAGCTGGTGTGAGAAGTAGCCCAACACGTCTAAAAGGGTAA